From the Butyrivibrio fibrisolvens genome, one window contains:
- a CDS encoding DUF975 family protein → MWTRKELKEKAKKSLSVNYWKTVLVSLILAFILGSTGSSIAGKSLTEKKDTDNTVSTEYQTENVTDNNSMNFPFRTTEDGKLEFSDGNSSYELSNSPESIPGRIEHVSNMIDSGKFGAGMIIVLILVLITVVLILIGTAIAIDILILNPMEVGCKRFFTRNLNQKANVSEVAYAFDNNYKTVVKTVFFRDLYTALWSLLLIIPGIVKMYEYRMIPYILADHPELTSKEVFAKSKEMMKGQKWHAFVLDLSFIGWGILSLFTLGLLGTFYVTPYRNMTNAALYEKLEYGRLAIEEN, encoded by the coding sequence ATGTGGACAAGAAAAGAACTTAAAGAAAAGGCAAAGAAATCGTTATCTGTAAACTACTGGAAGACCGTGCTTGTAAGTCTGATACTTGCATTCATACTCGGTTCAACAGGAAGCTCTATTGCAGGAAAGAGTCTTACAGAAAAGAAAGACACTGATAATACTGTTAGTACAGAATATCAGACAGAAAACGTTACAGATAATAATTCAATGAATTTCCCCTTTAGAACTACAGAAGATGGTAAATTAGAATTTTCTGATGGAAATTCCAGCTATGAACTTAGCAATTCACCTGAAAGCATTCCTGGTAGAATCGAACATGTTTCTAACATGATCGATAGTGGTAAATTCGGCGCAGGAATGATAATTGTACTAATCCTCGTACTTATAACAGTAGTACTTATTTTAATTGGTACAGCTATCGCCATTGATATCCTTATACTCAACCCTATGGAAGTTGGTTGCAAGAGATTCTTCACAAGAAACCTCAACCAGAAAGCTAACGTAAGTGAAGTTGCATATGCATTTGATAACAATTACAAGACTGTTGTAAAAACTGTTTTCTTCAGAGATCTGTACACAGCTCTTTGGAGTTTGCTCCTCATCATTCCTGGTATTGTAAAGATGTATGAATATCGTATGATCCCTTACATCCTTGCTGATCACCCAGAGCTTACAAGCAAAGAAGTATTCGCTAAGAGTAAAGAAATGATGAAAGGCCAGAAGTGGCACGCATTCGTACTTGACCTCTCTTTCATCGGATGGGGAATCCTCTCACTGTTTACACTTGGACTCCTTGGAACATTCTATGTAACACCTTATAGAAACATGACAAACGCAGCTCTTTATGAGAAGCTCGAGTATGGAAGACTTGCTATCGAAGAAAACTAA
- a CDS encoding response regulator transcription factor: protein MDKILIADDEAEIRSLLKLYLENEGYAVAEAGDGKEALKVLAGGDVSLCLLDVMMPEMDGFHVLKELRKNNNIPVIIISAKDTDPDKIIGLDLGADDYMVKPFNPLEAVARVRSNLRRYHSLKGDMEVKKEGLLSLRDLKLDRDACILYRGENKIELTSTELKMMELFMENPGKVFTKEKIYEYAWGDNYVVADNNIMVAISKLRSKLDDNPSAYIKTVRGLGYRIEKE, encoded by the coding sequence ATGGACAAGATCCTCATAGCAGATGATGAAGCTGAAATCAGAAGTTTACTAAAACTATATCTCGAAAATGAAGGTTATGCTGTAGCAGAAGCAGGCGATGGCAAAGAAGCTCTTAAAGTTCTTGCAGGCGGAGACGTAAGTCTCTGCCTGCTTGATGTCATGATGCCGGAAATGGACGGTTTTCATGTGCTAAAAGAGCTCAGGAAAAACAATAACATTCCTGTTATCATCATATCCGCCAAGGATACCGATCCTGACAAGATCATAGGTCTCGACCTTGGAGCAGATGACTATATGGTAAAGCCCTTCAACCCTCTTGAAGCTGTTGCAAGAGTCCGTTCTAACCTGCGCCGTTACCACTCTTTAAAAGGAGATATGGAAGTAAAGAAAGAAGGACTTCTTTCTCTCAGAGATCTTAAACTCGACAGAGATGCCTGCATTCTCTATCGCGGTGAAAATAAGATAGAGCTTACCTCAACAGAACTTAAGATGATGGAACTCTTCATGGAAAACCCGGGTAAAGTTTTTACCAAGGAAAAAATCTATGAATATGCCTGGGGAGATAATTACGTAGTCGCAGATAATAACATAATGGTAGCTATAAGTAAGCTAAGATCAAAGCTTGACGATAACCCATCAGCCTATATCAAAACTGTACGAGGACTTGGTTATCGTATTGAAAAAGAATAA
- a CDS encoding exodeoxyribonuclease III codes for MKFISWNIDSINAALTGTSPRSELSRKVLDTIAAEDADIIAIQETKLPAAGMNAKQEEALKSYFPEYDYVYVSSHEPARKGYAGTMALYKKGIKVDASFPEIGAPDTMDSEGRMITLEHEKFFFNLVYTPNAGDGLKRLKERQEWDKKYTDYIKTLDSKKPVISCGDYNVAHEEIDLANPDSNHMSAGFTDEEREGFTNLLNAGFVDTFRHVNGNIPNVYSWWAQRIKTSKINNSGWRIDYFLVSDRIKDKVTKSEMLDSGERQDHTPILLEIDI; via the coding sequence ATGAAATTCATCTCATGGAATATAGATTCAATTAACGCAGCACTTACAGGTACAAGCCCACGTTCAGAGCTTAGCCGCAAGGTGCTTGATACAATCGCAGCAGAAGACGCTGATATCATCGCCATTCAGGAGACCAAGCTTCCAGCGGCAGGCATGAATGCAAAGCAGGAAGAGGCTCTTAAGTCTTATTTTCCTGAATATGACTATGTATATGTAAGCTCACATGAGCCTGCAAGAAAGGGCTATGCAGGAACTATGGCTCTTTATAAGAAGGGGATCAAAGTAGATGCATCTTTCCCGGAAATCGGTGCTCCTGACACTATGGATAGCGAAGGAAGGATGATCACTCTTGAGCATGAGAAGTTCTTCTTCAATCTTGTATACACACCTAATGCAGGTGATGGATTAAAACGCCTTAAAGAGCGTCAGGAATGGGACAAGAAGTATACTGATTATATAAAAACTCTTGATTCTAAAAAGCCTGTTATCTCCTGCGGTGACTATAACGTAGCTCACGAAGAGATCGACCTTGCCAACCCTGACAGCAATCACATGTCAGCAGGCTTCACAGATGAAGAACGTGAAGGCTTTACTAACCTTCTTAATGCCGGATTTGTAGATACCTTCAGACACGTCAATGGCAATATACCAAATGTATACTCCTGGTGGGCCCAGCGCATCAAGACCAGCAAGATCAACAACTCAGGCTGGAGGATCGACTACTTCCTCGTAAGTGATAGGATCAAGGACAAGGTCACAAAATCTGAAATGCTTGATTCAGGCGAGCGCCAGGACCATACTCCGATCCTGCTTGAGATCGACATTTAA
- a CDS encoding sensor histidine kinase, whose product MDKLKSFLIKRLILILIIVVTIELILNAIVNFAFFPLIQMLMGVSGSSALSITNIPYLIWGILTGNNAFIFGSFRTSAAVFLILLSIFLLALPVIIGILTYATIVTKQVEILEKERDQERKDFEAQRNLMLSDFAHDLRTPIMTIGGYATAINDGMVKDDAQKKEYLTAIASKSKRMTELITLLFEYVRVGSAGFTLDRKKIDLHAFLTEIIANSYTDLEDAGMEVDINIPEDTFYISADELHLKRVIENLIINIIRHNPSGIKVGFEITKLAGVEFLAVADSGDAITKSEEELFEPFVKGEDSRSQTKGSGLGLSVAKQVMDMHGYEIHLIQPYREYTKAFILKFTEL is encoded by the coding sequence ATGGACAAACTCAAAAGCTTTTTAATAAAACGACTGATCCTGATTCTTATAATAGTTGTCACGATAGAATTAATTCTAAACGCAATAGTTAACTTTGCATTTTTTCCTTTAATACAGATGCTTATGGGAGTCTCCGGATCATCCGCCTTATCAATCACTAACATTCCATATTTAATCTGGGGAATTTTAACCGGCAACAACGCATTTATATTCGGTTCATTTAGAACATCCGCAGCCGTATTCCTCATTCTTTTATCAATTTTCCTTCTGGCTCTGCCTGTCATAATAGGCATACTTACATATGCAACGATAGTCACCAAACAGGTAGAAATCTTGGAAAAAGAACGTGATCAGGAACGAAAAGATTTTGAAGCCCAGCGTAACCTTATGCTCTCAGATTTCGCCCACGACCTGCGTACTCCAATAATGACAATAGGCGGCTATGCTACAGCCATAAATGATGGCATGGTCAAAGACGATGCTCAGAAAAAAGAGTATCTTACCGCAATAGCTTCAAAGTCAAAGAGAATGACCGAACTCATAACTTTACTATTTGAATACGTCAGAGTCGGAAGTGCCGGATTCACCTTAGACAGAAAAAAAATAGATCTCCATGCTTTCCTTACCGAAATAATCGCAAACAGCTATACCGACCTTGAAGACGCCGGAATGGAAGTAGATATAAACATCCCTGAAGATACCTTTTATATAAGCGCCGACGAACTACACCTAAAAAGAGTAATAGAAAACCTGATAATCAACATCATCCGTCATAACCCCTCCGGAATTAAAGTCGGATTTGAAATCACAAAACTTGCCGGCGTCGAATTCCTCGCCGTAGCTGACAGCGGCGATGCAATAACAAAATCCGAAGAAGAACTTTTTGAACCCTTCGTCAAAGGCGAAGACTCCCGCTCCCAAACTAAAGGTAGCGGCCTCGGCCTATCCGTTGCCAAGCAGGTCATGGATATGCATGGTTATGAAATACATCTAATACAGCCCTACAGAGAATACACAAAAGCATTCATACTTAAATTCACAGAATTATAA
- a CDS encoding metallophosphoesterase, which yields MRRYIADLHFDDDAVNKLMDKRGFENIEDMNEYMIAQWNSVVQKRDEVVILGDFIMSKDVKRAKEIILRLNGKKFMVLGNHDHVLRKTTFDTTLFKKMSDYMELHDNNRRVICSHYPVMCYNRQYDITNGKAHSYMLHGHIHATADQEFVDRFVLDNRKRTRTVTTKDGENITLPIPCEIINCFCMYSDYKPLPLDEWKVINDKRLAIYS from the coding sequence TTGAGACGATATATTGCAGATCTGCATTTTGATGATGATGCGGTAAATAAGCTTATGGATAAGCGAGGCTTTGAAAATATAGAAGATATGAATGAGTATATGATAGCTCAGTGGAACAGCGTGGTTCAAAAGCGCGATGAAGTTGTCATTCTTGGGGACTTTATTATGTCCAAGGATGTAAAAAGGGCCAAGGAGATAATCTTAAGACTCAACGGCAAGAAGTTCATGGTTCTTGGCAATCATGATCATGTGCTTAGAAAGACAACTTTTGATACAACACTTTTTAAGAAGATGTCTGATTATATGGAACTTCATGACAATAATAGAAGAGTGATATGTTCTCACTATCCAGTCATGTGTTACAACAGGCAGTATGATATTACTAATGGCAAGGCGCATTCCTATATGCTGCATGGGCATATTCATGCTACAGCAGATCAGGAATTCGTAGACAGATTTGTACTTGATAACAGGAAGAGAACTCGCACGGTGACAACCAAAGATGGTGAAAATATCACCCTCCCCATACCATGCGAGATCATCAACTGTTTCTGCATGTATTCAGATTACAAGCCCCTTCCCCTTGATGAATGGAAAGTCATCAATGACAAAAGGTTGGCGATCTATTCGTAA